The following coding sequences lie in one Phycicoccus duodecadis genomic window:
- a CDS encoding polyprenyl synthetase family protein: MSHPAPAAQRGTPSVLSLPGASDGLRERLTTGLAAVEDLIARRVDHDDPFVAQASSHLTLAGGKRFRPLLTLLAAEVGSGVNEHVVAAATGVELTHLASLYHDDVMDEADVRRGAPSANALYDNSTAILVGDLLFGTASDIVADLGPEAVKIQAQTFVRLCSGQIRDDRPCPPGQDPVEYYLHVLEDKTGVLIATAARYGAMFGGCSPEVVELLREYGERLGVAFQLSDDLIDIASEAEETGKTPGTDLREGKRTLPVLFVLASTDPADARLQELLRGDLSQDGPLAEALALLRVHPAMERAREHAAAVASRAQAVLDPLPPSEAKDALRALAAGVVTRVG, translated from the coding sequence GTGAGCCACCCGGCGCCGGCGGCCCAGCGCGGTACCCCGTCGGTGCTGTCGCTGCCCGGCGCGAGCGACGGCCTGCGCGAGCGGCTGACCACCGGGCTCGCGGCCGTCGAGGACCTCATCGCGCGGCGGGTCGACCACGACGACCCGTTCGTGGCGCAGGCGAGCTCGCACCTGACCCTGGCCGGCGGCAAGCGGTTCCGGCCGCTGCTGACCCTGCTGGCGGCCGAGGTCGGCTCGGGCGTGAACGAGCACGTCGTGGCCGCCGCCACCGGCGTCGAGCTGACCCACCTGGCCTCGCTCTACCACGACGACGTCATGGACGAGGCCGACGTGCGGCGTGGGGCCCCGAGCGCCAACGCCCTGTACGACAACTCCACCGCCATCCTGGTCGGCGACCTGCTGTTCGGCACCGCGTCCGACATCGTGGCCGACCTCGGGCCCGAGGCCGTCAAGATTCAGGCGCAGACCTTCGTGCGGCTCTGCTCCGGGCAGATCCGGGACGACCGGCCCTGCCCCCCGGGCCAGGACCCGGTCGAGTACTACCTGCACGTCCTCGAGGACAAGACCGGCGTGCTGATCGCCACCGCCGCGCGGTACGGCGCCATGTTCGGCGGCTGCTCGCCCGAGGTCGTCGAGCTCCTGCGGGAGTACGGCGAGCGGCTCGGGGTGGCGTTCCAGCTGTCCGACGACCTCATCGACATCGCCTCGGAGGCCGAGGAGACCGGGAAGACGCCCGGCACCGACCTGCGCGAGGGCAAGCGCACGCTGCCGGTGCTGTTCGTGCTGGCGTCCACCGACCCCGCCGACGCACGGCTCCAGGAGCTGCTGCGCGGCGACCTGAGCCAGGACGGCCCGCTGGCCGAGGCGCTGGCGCTGCTGCGGGTGCATCCGGCGATGGAGCGGGCCCGCGAGCACGCCGCCGCGGTGGCGTCGCGGGCGCAGGCGGTGCTCGACCCGCTGCCGCCGAGCGAGGCCAAGGACGCGCTGCGCGCCCTGGCCGCGGGCGTCGTCACCCGCGTCGGCTGA